agtattagtatgggactagaacaagtgtcctcaatatagaggttgtataatacactaaagtattagtatgggactagaacaagtgtcctcaatatagaggttgtataatacactaagtattagtatgggactagaacaagtgtcctcaatatagaggttatataatacactaaagtattagtatgggactagaacaagtgtcctcaatatagaggttatataatacactaaagtattagtagggGATTAAAACAAGTGTCcccaatatagaggttgtataatacactaaagtattagtatgggactagaacaagtgtcctcaatatagaggttgtataatacactaagtattagtatgggactagaacaagtgtcctcaatatagaggttgtataatacactaaagtattagtatgggactagaacaagtgtcctcaatatagaggttatataatacactaaagtattagtagggGATTAAAACAAGTGTCCCCaatatagaggttatataatacactaaactATTAGTATGGGACTGTCTAGAATATAGATGGtcatacattattaaaatatatcttgatGTGTGTATTATTTAGAGATATGCTGACAAAGCAGTACAGGTAGACGGTGATTTAGGCACAGCCACTTCAAAACAATCTCCATGTAAACAGTCAAAGAGCTCACGTAGAGGAACACACTTACAAAAGAGGGCTGAGACCATCTTGAGAGACTTACACAAGTAAGAATTATTGATACTTCTTGTTCCTTTAAAGTTCcaatattctctatttattgcGACTCCCAAAAATCtctttactatatatatatatgtattcataTTGAAAAGAGGAGTACCCTAATAATTAAGGGCATATTAACAATGTTGTTTAGATAAGATTTAACTATAGGGGATATTTATAGAGAGTTATCGATTCAATTAGGAATCAAATATTGcgtaatataatgaaatatagtagtattttgtaaacattgaCAACATGAATAATAGCAAGGACGTCCTGTCAGTACTATAAATTTCTTCTAAGAACATAGTTGGGACaagtttttggtaaagtttctCAGCAAGTTCTCTCAAAGTATTTGTATACTAATAATAGGGGGAGTACCCTAATAAGTAAgggtattattactattattagaaTAGGGGGGGACCTGGggggccatgccccccccccccccaaccaaatacataatcattttattttatgtgacacacaaaataataatatacagcatatatatgcatgtgtcaaactaagtaaataataatgccccccctcacccccccccccccccccaataagaAATTCATTCTTACACCTATGGTATAGGACTAGAAATGTTCTAAATATAGAGTGTccttttaaagatatttcatatattaaaatattaacatttttatagaCAAGAAATGATTCTTCGCGATAGTAATCTTGTTATGGGACCTATATCATTGGAGGAAGAACTCAAGTTAATTGaatcaacaaaaagaaaacaccataataaaaagaaacaatgaCTTGAAGATTTAGCTGACTTTgcataaattattgtttattctAAAAGACATCCAATAATAGTTTGGCTACGAATGAATTCCATAAAAGCATATTTTAAATTCCTTTCTCTAATAAACCATGTAACCACACCCACTTAATTACttatctttattataaagttgTTGGAAGAGAATTTTGTCAGCACTCTAATATTTTGTAAGCTCCAATTCTCCGACTTCATAATATGGCTGCCAAGTTTCTCCTAGTGTGTGTCTGGCTGTGCTAGTGGTAGGAACAATCGGCTCCCACAAGAACGATCTAACGCCTACCTTGGTGTATCGTCCCACTTGTGATCGGTACTTTCATAAGATGAAGTACACAAACGACAAAGGTTGTACTGGCGAGACCATTGTCTTATCGTGTACTGGACTCTGCTCCTCGTACGAAGTGTCCTTAATAGCGACAACACGGTACGCACAATTGTATAGAGAACGCCTTTAGAACATTAAATCTATATTATTAAGAATATTTCTATACTAAGGACGGTGTCCAAGTTTTTAGTGATAATCGGAATTAATTTAggcatattatttaaatttttcacaACCAAGCTTCACTTCTAGTTATGACAATGTTAATGAcacatattacattatatttatttttcaggttTAGCGTAGACGACATCCCAAAATACTTGAAGACAACTTGCAATTGTTGTAAGCCTGTTTACAATACTAACGAACCAAGAATTcgaaaaattaacattaattttaactgtCAGGACCAGAATGGTAATTATACTGAACAAGAACAACGCAATGTACCTTATATCACAAAATGTCAATGTATGGCTTGTTAAAAAGAAGGAATTGagacttttattgttttttttttccttttcccaATAAAATGatcatttttcattaattttcaatacttattatgtatgtataataaaacatattatgaaaacatttctgcaaatatactttattgtaataattttattaaactgttgttataatgttaatatattactaGAAATATAGAcgttatataatacactaaagtattagtatgggactagaaacaagtgtcctcaatatagaggttgtataatacactaaagtattagtatgagactagaacaagtgtcctcaatatagacgttatataatacactaaagtattagtatgggactagaacaagtgtcctcaatatagaggttgtataatacactaaagtattagtatgagactagaacaagtgtcctcaatatagaggttgtataatacactaaagtattagtatgggactagaacaagtgtcctcaatatagaggttgtataatacactaaagtattagtatgggactagaacaagtgtcctcaatatagaggttgtataatacactaaagtattagtatgggactagaacaagtgtcctcaatatagaggttatataatacactaaagtattagtatgggactagaacaagtgtcctcaatatagatgttgtataatacactaaagtattagtatgagactagaacaagtgtcctcaatatagaggttgtataatacactaaagtattagtatgggactagaacaagtgtcctcaatatagaggttgtataatacactaaagtattagtatgggactagaacaagtgtagaggttgtataatacactaaagtattagtatgggactagaacaagtgtcctcaatatagaggttgtataatacactaaagtattagtatgtgATTAGAACAAGTTTCCTCAATATAGAGGGTGTTCTTAATTCATGTATGCCCATAACTAATAAGGAGGTTTCTATAGGGAACAATACTACAACACAGTCACTATAAAATGTTACACAAGATACCACAATAACTCAATAATTACATACTGACATGACAAGGTTGAATAAACATTCATAAACAACACCCTCTTtcacaaaatacagacattataATGAAATCCCAAGACAACCAACGAATAAGTCAAGCATTCAAACTATTTAAGTACACCTTTCTCTCTACCAACATCAATAAACGCTTGAATACATTTATCAATATCTATTATATCATGCACTGCTGACAACTGGACACGTATTCTAGCTTCTCCTATTGAAATACATAAGAAACattagacaaaataaaaaaaaaatttctatACCTTTCGGAACCACAGGATAACTGAAACCAACAACATAAATGCCTTTTTCTAATGATAAAAGACAATATGGTTAGGCCAGCTGCAACCCCAAAGCCTTACCAAGCATTTTATTAGCAAACTCTGTGGCTAGTCGAGCATCACCCAACATAACTGGTACAATAGGATGTTGATCACCCTGTTATGAGAAATATAGGAAACAGCTGTGTATGctacctttaaattctattataATACCACAGTCTAACATGAAAGGATTCtacaatattctaaacaagatcaTAGACTGTAAAATATGATAATAAAGACGTGAGACTAGAGTCGAATATGGACTTAGACGATTTACGCATTATAGTAAACAAGTGTCCAAGAACACATTGAATTTACGAGACTTTACTATATTTTACTGAAATATCTATTATTCTGAATATTGTTAACCTGAATGTTTGTattcatttatccatctatTTAACAGTAGGCTGTCCATTACAATAACATACTATACGCTAATGTTGTTTGTTAGAAGGTGTTATGTGTAACATATCACAAGACTAATACAATGTAGTTAGGCTGCACCTCACATTAAGGGTTCTGTAGCGATAACTAAATCCTTAATAGGCAGATAACGCaataaaaatgatttaatatttggtaataaTATCAGTGCTTGATTGTGCTTGCATATAATAATGTGTACTTGTAAGTCTTGCTAAAAAACATTGTCACATGACGCATATCACTATATGTACTGTTGGAGCTGTGACTGTCCCTTTGTATAGATATGCCTTCAATATAGAGGTTATGATCTCCTAAATATGGAGAGTATCTTTATGGGAGAGTGTCCTTTATGATAAAATTTATTGACATCATAAGCTATTCTGAGAAAAAGGTGGGATAATTTCAAAAGAATACTCGACTTTAAacattcaataaaaaaataatttttggctATAAAATATACCAAATAAGGTAATATAGATAACTTGAACAATACCGTCAAAAATAACTTGGACAGCTTTCCAGAACAACCACTTAACTTCAAGGATTCAAGTGGAACAACACTCATTCTAttaaggacacttgttctagtcccatactaatactttagtgtattatacaacctctatattgaggacacttgttctagtcccatactaatactttagtgtattatataacctctatattgaaGACATCTCTATACTAAGGACAGTGTTCCATAGTGTCTACTATAGAGACAAATCTCTTACTTTCAATGTAAAGCCAGCTTCAGTCATGCACTCCCTAAAATACTTAGTATTCTGTTGTAACTTCTCACACAAGTCTGATCCATCCATTAACAGATCAAAAACCTATTAGTAACCATAGCaacataatgacatcattacgaCATCATACTTTACTAGCACCAGCCACTACAGAAGGTGGAAGTGTATTAGAAAAGAGGTAAGGCCTTGATCTTTGCCGCAATAAATCGATAACTTCTTGTGGCCCAACGGTATAACCTCCTATTGTAATAAGAGAGATATAGTTTAGTAATGGGAGGAAAAGCACTGACCAGACGCTCCTCCGAGTGCTTTTCCAAGAGTAGAATTTATTATGTCTACTCTTCCTTCACAGTCCAGGTGTTCTTCTGTGCCTCTGAAATAAGAGAAGGGTACAATCATAATCACAAGTGTCTCATTTTACTAATAAcaacactttaaaaatgtaatattagtgGAATACCTTCCAGTTTTCCCCATAAAACCAGTTGCATGGCACTCATCCACAAAAAACCATAGCATTGTACTTATCAGCTAAGTCACAGAGACCTCTGTTAGAGACAAAACATTTGATCGTATTTTGTGATGTGCTTACTGGAGTGGAGCTACGTTGCCGTCCATACTAAAAACACCATCTGTTACAAGTAATTTCATACGAGAATTTGTGTCTGCCTGTAGCATGCCTTCTAACTCTGTTAGATCTGAAAAAAGAGATGGATATTCTCTTGCTTTCCCTCCTTcatccccccccctcctctctctctctctctctctctctctctctctctctctctctctccctcctttcCTCTtactctccccctccctctctccttccctccatcaccccaccctctctctctccctctctccttccttccatcccccacctctctctctctctctctctctctctctctctctctctctctccctcttcctctctctctctctctctctccttccctccatcaccccacctctctctctccctccctctctccttctcccacctctctctctctacctttATGCTTATAGCGATGTTTCTGAGCTTTACAGAGGCGGAGTCCATCAATGATGGAGGCGTGGTTAAGTTGATCACTGAATACAGCATCTTCAGGCTGCATCAAAGCTTCAAATACACCTAGAGTGTTGTTAGtaaattattagtatattatcAGTAAATAACCAGTAAATTATCAGTATATTATTAGTAAATTGtcagtataattattatcaagTAATTGTTAGTAATACTAATGGCACCTCACTGTTAAGGACATCAGTCCTTTGTGGATTGTCCTAGTATTATCGAACTTTAAAAGAGGATGCCCCTTAATTAGAACAATTATGtcaattaaataaagataaaaggCTTCACCCTACCACAATGTACAGTGATAATTACTCTATTGTTGGGATAGCAGTAACATGATACTTCAACAATGGATTACCCTAAGGGTACTACGCATACATCACAgttaaatgaatatatttaaatatgactACTAACCAGCATTGGCGTCAAAACAAGCAGCATAGAGTATTGCGTCGTCTCTGTTATGGAAACGAGCGATTTTCTGTTCAAGTTCCTTATGAATGGTCTACAAGGAATGAAAAAACGAGATGTCATACtaatattatgaatactatctaaaaaatttatattacaacataatgatgtcattcttTTAATATGAGCATCATTTTGGAACACAATTGTATATAAATCTTTTTAGAATATTTCTACTTGGACATTCTCAATAATAACATTCAGAAtcatatataaactatatataatacatgttaatacacatatatatattttttactgtaAGAGTCAGAATAATGGGTGCGACTGATCAGGTAACAATATATCCTTGAATACAGCTTCAGACAACCCTCTCCTCTTCACGCATATAATTACAACACTATAATAACTGATGTACATCAAACaatcataaaataatagttaCACGCCAGACGGTCTAACATTATCTCAAATCACATTGGACACACAAGCTCTATACAAATTTAATCTATAATTCAGACTTTCCCTTATCTATGCTTCTCCTATTACCAGAGCATATCAAACACAATATAAAAAGCACTCTAATCTGGCGTTGCTGACCCTTTGGTAAGAGATGAAAGTCTGGAGATAAGCAGTAGGAATGCAGATGTGGGTAGACTATTCTTAGATCTGAGTACATATTAAAGGAGTGAAGTACTTATAGTAGCTGATGTGTGACATACTGGTTGTGGCGATGatctttcaaataaaaaaaattagtaaacCATCTTGTACTAACATGTACTAACTGCTTTAAGAGCAGAGTTTAAACAGCTTCAAGGACTTTAGTAGACATCGTCGCCACATAGAATAGGTGCTTAATAAAAAGAGGAGTTTGTAAGTACATGAGATGTTTTCTGTGGCCTGCAAGATTCTTGCAGGCTAACAAGTCCAATATGCTATTGTTCCCTTTCCGTTCTTAGAGAAGGGTTGGTGATACCAGACCAGTAACAGTCCATGTCTATTAGCTTATACATTTCTCATAAGTTATAGCAACAAGCATGAATTCTTTTTTCTGACAAGGAGAGTCATTCATGTCAGACAAATTTGAGTCAGATCCTACAAGACtgcttaaataaaatgttcattgtACATGAGAAAGGTTCAGAAAAGCCAAACTGTCATTTTTTCTCAGCGATTTATGAACTAATCACAAACAATATCACATGAATGTCACATGACTTAACATATCATGTTTCCTAAAAAAATGAGTTGTGAGCCATTTCTGTACCTAACTGCATAGGAGGCTGAGGGGTGGGGGCGAAGGGGGCTGATGCCCCCAACTTTTATAAAGGGGGGCAgagcccctccccccccccaacttttaCATAGAGTAACCCATTTTGCATGGAAAGCATTCATTACTTAGTAATACAAAGTTTGTTGAAAGAAATGATGGgcaaagaaaatattttgatgtattttaattctcgttttaaaaatgtttaccaAATAtgtccagcccccccccccctcccaacttTATTGAGCTTCCTCTGCCTATgctaagtacatgtacataaaaattCGTATTATATTCATTCTACAATATTTCTTTCTAATTATAAGTACCTGTGTTCCACAAATAAAACGAACTGAACTAAGACCAGCTCCATAATCTTTAAGAGCTTGTCTCCCTGCTTCTATAACTTCTGGATGGGACTATAAAGAAAGGTATGTtatcaattaattattaatgatgaAAGTGGGTGTGGTTacagttaattaattttatagactttaattaataataattattaataatgtcaAGTTGCCATGTGTAGATGAAATTAGTGTTATTAACTATGTAATATTAAGGGGCATACCGATAATCCAAGATAATTATTAGCACAGAAATTAAGGATACTTCGGTCATCACCCTCAACTTTAATGTAGGCGGCTTGAGGTGTCGTAATGACTCGCTCAGATTTCCAAGTACCAGCTTCTTTAA
This portion of the Gigantopelta aegis isolate Gae_Host unplaced genomic scaffold, Gae_host_genome ctg2497_pilon_pilon, whole genome shotgun sequence genome encodes:
- the LOC121391469 gene encoding LOW QUALITY PROTEIN: 2-amino-3-ketobutyrate coenzyme A ligase, mitochondrial-like (The sequence of the model RefSeq protein was modified relative to this genomic sequence to represent the inferred CDS: deleted 1 base in 1 codon), whose amino-acid sequence is MAVSLRTLQRWPSLNLVRASSGWTTARKVLQNELNSIKEAGTWKSERVITTPQAAYIKVEGDDRSILNFCANNYLGLSSHPEVIEAGRQALKDYGAGLSSVRFICGTQTIHKELEQKIARFHNRDDAILYAACFDANAGVFEALMQPEDAVFSDQLNHASIIDGLRLCKAQKHRYKHKDLTELEGMLQADTNSRMKLLVTDGVFSMDGNVAPLQGLCDLADKYNAMVFVDECHATGFMGKTGRGTEEHLDCEGRVDIINSTLGKALGGASGGYTVGPQEVIDLLRQRSRPYLFSNTLPPSVVAGASKVFDLLMDGSDLCEKLQQNTKYFRECMTEAGFTLKGDQHPIVPVMLGDARLATEFANKMLEKGIYVVGFSYPVVPKGEARIRVQLSAVHDIIDIDKCIQAFIDVGREKGVLK